A region of the Acidobacteriota bacterium genome:
GTTCTGCATCTTCATCGCCTCGACCACCACCACGCCCTCGCCCGCCTCGACTTTGGTCCCCGCAGGAGCGAGGATGCGCACCACCTTGCCCGGCATGGGTGAGACCAGCTTCCGGGGGCCGGCCGCATCCCCCGCATCCGCTTTCTTCCGCGCGCGAAAAGACCGCGGGTCGCGCACCTCGGCGCTGAAGGAGACGCCGCGGACAATCATGTACATGTGCGTCTGGGTCTGCTCGCCTTGGCCCGTGGTCTCGCGCTTGATGTCGTAAGACTTGCCGTAGACCAGCAGCGACAGCACGTCACGCTCGGCCAGCACGGCATCCACCACCATCGGACGCCCATCGACCTTCACCTCCAGGCGGCTGCGCCCGTTGTTGAGGGCGCCGAGCTCGACCCGGTGTCGTTTGCCGTCGATGATCACGTCGTAAGTCATGGGTCTGTTGGACCACGCTTTCTTGGACTACGCTTTCACGGACCACGCTTTCTTGGACTACGCTTACGCTTTCTTGGACTACGTTTTGCCGACGCGCCTTGCCGGACTACTCATCCCGCAACGCTTCTTCCCGCGCCATCTTCCTCCACGCGGAACCCGGTTGCTGGGCCGCGCTGTCGCCGGTGCCATTCGACGCTGGACTGGTGGACGCAACAAATATCGCCGCCGCGATGGCGGCGATCAGAGCATGTTCGCCGTCGCCGTCGCTCTTCGCGGGGCGCTGCGCGCGTTCCGCTAGCAAGCGGTCGAGGAAGCCGGTGGAAAGCTTGCCGGCCACGAAATCGGGATGGCGCAGCACCTCGGGAAACAGCGACAGGTTGGTGCGGATGCCGCCAACGAAGTATTCCGAGAGCGCGCGTTCCAAGGTCGCTGTGGCCTGCTCGCGCGTGGCCGCGTAGGCGATCAGCTTGGCGAGCAGGGGATCGTAGTCGAGCGGCACCGTCCAGCCCTCATACATGCCACTGTCGTTACGCACGCCTGGCCCTGAGGGCAGCGTCAGCTTCTGGATCTTTCCTGGCGAAGGCAGGAAGTGGTTGTCGGGATCTTCGGCGTAAACGCGGCATTCGATGGCGTGTCCGCGCAACTGCACGTCGGCCTGGGTGAAGGGCAGCTTCTCACCCGCCGCCACGCGCAACTGCAGATGCACCAGGTCGAGCCCGGTGACCAGCTCGGTGACCGGATGCTCCACCTGCAACCGCGTGTTCATCTCG
Encoded here:
- a CDS encoding acetyl-CoA carboxylase biotin carboxyl carrier protein subunit, whose protein sequence is MTYDVIIDGKRHRVELGALNNGRSRLEVKVDGRPMVVDAVLAERDVLSLLVYGKSYDIKRETTGQGEQTQTHMYMIVRGVSFSAEVRDPRSFRARKKADAGDAAGPRKLVSPMPGKVVRILAPAGTKVEAGEGVVVVEAMKMQNEIKSPKAGTVQRIVAEEGAAVDAGEVLAVVE